One genomic window of Medicago truncatula cultivar Jemalong A17 chromosome 1, MtrunA17r5.0-ANR, whole genome shotgun sequence includes the following:
- the LOC11431906 gene encoding CBL-interacting serine/threonine-protein kinase 25: MEEVKAHMLFGKYEMGRVLGKGTFAKVYYAKEISTGEGVAIKVVDKDKVKKEGMMEQIKREISVMRLVKHPNIVNLKEVMATKTKILFVMEYARGGELFEKVAKGKFKEELARKYFQQLISAVDYCHSRGVSHRDLKPENLLLDENENLKVSDFGLSALPEHLRQDGLLHTQCGTPAYVAPEVVRKRGYSGFKADTWSCGVILYALLAGFLPFQHENLISMYNKVFKEEYQFPPWFSPESKRLISKILVADPERRITISSIMNVPWFQKGLCLSTTTTANDDFELESKVNLINSTPQFFNAFEFISSMSSGFDLSGLFEEKKKRGSVFTSKCSVSEIVTKIESAAKNLRFKVKKVKDFKLRLQGLIEGRKGKLAVTAEIYEVAPELAVVEFSKCSGDTFEYVKLFEEDVRPALKDIVWSWQGE, encoded by the coding sequence atggAAGAAGTGAAAGCACACATGTTATTTGGCAAGTACGAGATGGGAAGAGTACTAGGTAAAGGAACATTTGCAAAAGTGTACTATGCTAAAGAAATTTCAACAGGAGAAGGTGTAGCAATTAAGGTGGTAGACAAAGACAAAGTGAAAAAAGAAGGCATGATGGAACAAATCAAACGTGAAATTTCTGTCATGAGGTTAGTAAAACATCCAAACATCGTTAACCTTAAAGAAGTCATGgcaacaaaaaccaaaatccTGTTTGTCATGGAATATGCACGTGGCGGCGAATTATTCGAGAAGGTAGCAAAAGGTAAATTTAAGGAAGAACTTGCAAGAAAGTACTTCCAACAGCTTATAAGTGCTGTAGATTATTGCCATAGTAGAGGTGTTTCTCATCGTGATTTAAAACCGGAGAATTTATTACTCGATGAAAACGAGAATCTTAAAGTCTCCGATTTTGGTCTCTCTGCTTTGCCTGAACACCTTCGTCAGGACGGACTTTTACATACTCAATGTGGAACTCCTGCTTATGTGGCACCCGAGGTAGTTAGAAAAAGAGGTTATAGCGGTTTTAAAGCTGATACTTGGTCTTGTGGTGTTATTCTTTATGCTTTACTTGCTGGATTTTTACCTTTTCAACAtgaaaatttaatttccatGTACAATAAAGTTTTCAAAGAAGAATATCAATTTCCACCATGGTTTTCACCTGAATCAAAGAGATTAATCTCTAAGATTCTTGTGGCGGATCCTGAAAGAAGAATCACTATTTCTTCAATCATGAATGTTCCATGGTTTCAGAAAGGTTTATGTTTATCAACAACTACTACTGCAAATGATGATTTCGAGTTGGAATCAAAGGTGAATTTGATTAACTCAACGCCGCAATTTTTCAATGCATTCGAGTTTATTTCATCCATGTCTTCGGGATTTGATCTTTCGGGtttgtttgaagaaaagaaaaaaagaggttCGGTTTTCACTTCAAAGTGTTCCGTCTCAGAAATTGTGACAAAAATTGAAAGTGCTGCAAAAAATTTAAGGTTTAAGGTTAAGAAGGTGAAGGATTTCAAATTAAGGTTACAAGGGTTGATTGAAGGGAGAAAAGGAAAATTGGCGGTGACTGCCGAGATATACGAGGTGGCGCCGGAGCTTGCGGTGGTTGAATTTTCTAAATGTTCCGGTGATACTTTTGAATATGTCAAGTTGTTTGAAGAAGATGTTAGGCCTGCTCTCAAAGACATTGTTTGGTCATGGCAAGGGGAGTGA